The Streptomyces sp. 135 sequence GGCATTCCATGGCAATAAGCTCCGCCCTGTGGTCCTTCGCCCTAGTTGTAGGGCTTCTCACTCTGACTCCCGGTCTCGATACGGCGTTGATCTTGCGCACGTCGGCCCTCGGTCGGCGCAGGAGAGCCTGGGGCGTCGTCCTCGGCATCCAGACCGGCACCCTGGCGTGGGGGGTGTTCACCTCCCTCGGAGTGACCGCGCTTCTCACGGCCTCACATCTCGCTTACACCGTGTTGCGCTGGATCGGTGCCGCCTATCTGATCTGGATGGGGTTCCGCATGCTCCGGGACACCTTCCGGGGGCTGCCCACGGCAGACACGGACAACTCTGTTCTGGCCGCCGGCGCGGACTCGGTGAGCGGCGGCTGGCGGCAGGGGACACTCACCAACCTCCTGAACCCGAAGATGGGCGCCTTCTACGTCGCAGTCCTGCCTCAGTTCATCCCCGCGGGCACCGGCCACTTCACCATGGGTCTCCTGCTCACCACGGTGCACATCGTGATCGGTCTGCTCTGGTCTGCCGTCCTCATCGGCTTCGCTCGCGTCCTTCAGGGGTGGCTCCGCAAACCCCAGGCTCGCCGCGTGCTCGACCGAATCACCGGCACCGTCATCGGCATTTTCGGTGTCAGGCTGGCGCTCAGCAGTTGAATGATCCGAGGGTCAGGGTCCAGTGACCTGCTCAGCACCGGACCCGGATCGAGATGGACGCGACGTGGAGTGCGGCCTGGTAGGCGATGGCGAGTTTGTCCGTCCGCAGGGCCAGGCCGCGCCATTGTTTGAGTCGGGCGATGCACCGCTCGACGGCATTGCGCTCCTTGTATTTCTCGGCGTCGAAGCCGGGCGGGCGGCCTCCAGCACGGCCTTTCCGTAGACGGTGACCGATCTGGTCGGCGGGCTGCGGGATGACAGCCCGAATGCCTCGACGCCGAAGGTGTCCACGGATCGCGCGGGACGAGTAAGCGCGATCCGCCAGGATCGTTGCCGGGCGGGTTCGTGGTCTCCCGAGTCCGCTGCGCAGGATCCGAATCCTGGCCATGACCGCCTCGAAGGCCGGCGCGTCACCAGCCTGACCGGCGGTGACGTGGATACCCAGAGGACAAGCCCGGCTGTCACTGGCCAAGTGGATCTTTGTACTCAGTCCGCCGCGGGAGCGTCCGAGCGCGTGGTCCTCGGGCTCCGGCCGGCGCATCGCGTTCCTCGCTCCAGCCGAATGCTGGTGAGCCCGGCAGGCAGTGGAATCGACCGAGACGGTCCAGCCCACATCGTTATCCTCATCCACCGCAGTGAGGGCCGCTGTGAGGATGCGTTCCCACGTGCCGTCCACGGCCCACCTGATCAGGCGCTTGTGAGCGGTCTGAAAGGACCCGAGCTCGGGGGGCAGGTCGCGCCAGGGTGAGCAGGTGCGGTACTTCCACGCAATGGCCTCAAGGGTTCGGCGGTGGTCAGCCCACCGTCGCCCCCGGACAGGATCGGACGGCAGCAACGGCTCGATCCGACCCCACATCGCATCAGTGATCACTAACCGGACAGACACGTCCGATCAACTGACCAAATCATCGAAGAGACACGCTCTAGTCGATCTGGGCCTCCTCGCCCGGCTCGACCTCGTCGCGCGGGACGGTGACCTGCGAGCGGCTCACCTCGTCAGACAGCGTGGCGTGCACCCAGCGGCGGAACGAGGAGACCGACACCTTCAGTTTGTGCTCGTCCCGGCCGGTCGTCACGGCAGGGCGAGGACGTCGTCGATCGCGGACCGGATCTCTTCGTCCTGCAGGAAAGCTTGGTAGTCCCGGTACGTCGACAGCCGCCGGTCGGATCCCTGCACCGTACGCAGGGCTGCCCGTGCCGCCGGAGAGACCGTGCCGATCCTGGCGAGGGCGCGCAGCGCCTCGAAGAAGTAGCCGTAGGCGTCGCCGCCATCGGCGATGGGAAGGAGGTACTCCTCCGCGACGGATCCACTCGGTTCCGGCTCACCAGTGATCGACCACAGCGCGACCGCCGCCCGCAGTCGCAGCCAGCTGTCACCGTGCTCCATGACATGCCGCACCCGGTCGGCGTGGCTCGCGGCCGCCGGTCCGAAATCGCCGAGAAGGCCGACCGGACCGTAGAGCGGCCCCTTTTCGGTCAGCACCGCCTCACCGAGGAGCTCCAGCGCCGCGTCGCGGTCGCCGCCCAGGCGCCAGGCTGCCCACGCCACCTTGTAACGGTTGCCGGGAAAGTCGAGGATCGTGCAGCGGCGCACGGCGGGCTCGGCTGACTCCGCAGCCGGTCCCATCGCCGCCAGCGCACCGACCGCGTGCAGCGAGTACCGGGTGTCGTCCAGCAGGGCCACCACTTCTGGCAGCGCGGGCGACGCGGTGGGCCCCCACGCTTCGAGGACTTCCAGGAAGCAGCAGGTCAGCGAGCCGCCCACGGCGTCGTCCCGGAGCAGTTTCCGCACCGCGGGCAGCAGGGCCTCCGCATGCGCCCGCAGCGGGGCCAGGACGTCCTTGATTTCCGGCAGGCGCGGCTCGTCCGAGCCGTACCCGCGTGAGTATTGGCCCCGGTACGGCGCGTACAGCCGCTCGACCAGCCCTGGCAGGGCACGCTCGTCGCCGATGCGGGTCAGCGCCCAGCGAGCGTGGTCGCCGACGGTGCCCTCGAAAAACTCGTCCTCGCCCGGGTCGTCGAGGAGCGCGGCCAACGCATCGGCGTACGGAGTCGCCTGTGAACCCAGCACGGCCAGCAGGTGGGCCGCCCGGTACCGTACGCCGTCGTCCGGCTCCGCGAGCAGCGCACCCGCGAGCGGCAACAGCGCGGATGCCGCGGCCGGCCAGACCACCAGCAGCCGCCACCCCTCGTCCAACGCGGCGCGGCACAGCAGGGCGTCCCCGTTCCGGCGCGCCGCACCGATGAGCCGCACGACGAAGGCGAGTGCCGTCCGCGGAGCGCTCTCGAGCAGGTGGGCCGTCCAGGAGACGACATCCTCACGGGTGAACGCACTGTCGATGTCCGGCACGTACCAGATTGCCTCGAACTGCGGACGCACGGCTGGGTCGGACAGGACATCCACCAGCAGGTCCAGCTCACGGACCGATGCTGGGGGGTCGAACGCGGCCCAGGCGTGCACGGCCGCCACCCGCATGACGGGACCGTCCGTCCGCAGCGCCTGGGTCACCACCGCCCGCACCCGGCCCACCAGCCCGGCTTGGGCAGAGCCGGCTGCGGCGGTGCCCAGCGCGAGCAGGACGGGCAGCCGCACCGTCGGGTCCGTTTCGGCCTGCCACCGCTCCAGCAGAGCACCCTCCCCCTCCGCGAGGGGGAGGGCTTCCCTCCGCACCCCGGGCAGCGGGTCCGCGAACAGCTCCCTGATCCGCGGACGCTGGAGCCGCCACGCCTCGTGCCACCCCGCGTCCACCAGCCCCGGGTCGGCTTCGGCCGCCATCTCGGACAAGCCCGCCAGTAGCTGGACGAGCGTGGCCCGGGCACCCATGCCCGGATCGCCGGCGAGTGCAACGACGAACGGCAGCGCGGCGGTTGCGACGGAAGCCACGCGTCCGGTGCCCAGCCCGAAGCAGTCGAACAGGGGGTAGCAGTCTTCCTCCGTCGCCGCCCCACCCTTGAGTGCCAGGCGACGCAGCGCTCGCCGCATCTCCTTGGGCGGGTGGTGCCCGAGCGCCGACTCCAGCCGCTCCCACGGCATGTCGTCCAGCGCCTCAAGCTCTATTCCTGCCACTCATACCCCCGTGACCTCGCAGATCGGCTCCCCGACGAACATCCTGTCATCGAGAAATGCGCCTGTGCAGGACCGCAGGACTGGGTGGTGACAACTTCCCTGCTTCGCGCGGGCTGGTGACAAGCGGCTTGCTTCACCAATGACAACTACGGGGCCTCGTTCACGGGAACTTGCAGGTTGGTGTAGCCCGGAGGTGACAACAGTCGTGCTTTGGCTCATGTGACCGGCCCCCCCAAGCGCATTCCCGGACAGGCCCTCATTTCCCTATCCGAGCTGAAAGCGAGCCCTGATGAACACGTCCGACGGGTGGCGGCCGCGCCGTGCCCCCGAGGCCCGCGGCCGCGCCGGCGCCCCGCGCACACCCGAAGGTCGGCCGGCCTCGGTGCGGCGCCGTGCGTGGACAGTGGCTGCGGACGGGGGGCTCCGCGGCACGTGGCCCTCGTCCCCGTCGGCCGGGCCCGCCGTGACGACGAGCACCCGTCGGCTACGCACCGGAGGTCACCTCGAACAGCCCGTTGCACAGGCAGTCCCGGAAGAACGCGGTGTCGTCCACCACGGCGGGATCGACATTGAGCAGCACGTGGCAGGTGTCCCGGTAGGACACGGTGGTGGCCGTGACGGCGGCGCCCAGGGTCGGGGCGATGCCGTAGACCTGGTCGACGTCTGTTCCCGCCACTTGGAGGGTGGTCCGGGGGCCGGGCATGTTGCTGATGACGAAGTCGTGCGACGCGGCGAAGAGCCGGAAGGACCACTGAAGCCATCTGGACGGCAGCAACGGTGCCACCCGGGCGACACCTCCCATCCAGTCCAGTGCGTCCCGGTTGTACACGCCGTTGACCGCGGCGCGGCCCGCCGCGATCCGGCTGGCTGTGTCGGACAGGTCGGAGGGAACCTCGAAGCGGATGACGAACCAGTGGTTGCCCATGGGGCTGGCGTCGTGGCGTCGGAGCGGTGCCCGGCCGTAGGGGGACAGCACCCTTATGCGGAGCGTTCGACGTCCTGGCGTGCGTTGTAGCGCCGACAGCCCTCGACCAGCCCGGCGACGAGTGCGTCCTGCACGGTCCCGCCCGCAGTGCGTGAGAGTTCCCGCAGGGCTGTCATCGGCAGGTCCACCGCGAAGTAGCGGCGCTCGACACCGTCACCGGAGCCCTTCGGAGCTCTGGGCAGGTCGCGCACGTCGTGCCAGAGGCGGTTGCCGAAGCGCATCGCCTGTGCCACGCGGCGGGCGGTGGCGGGCAGACCGCGGGGACCGGTACCCGTTCCGTGGCCCGTGTCCTCCCGGGGGCCGGACGCGTACATCATGGGAGCGGCGGCGGCCTGGCGCAGGAACAGTTCCCTCAGCCGCAGCCCGTCGGCAATGGCGTGAGAGATCTTGAGGATGTAGGCGGACCGGCCGTGGTCGAGCCCGTCGACCACCAGGCACTCCCAGGGCGGACGAGCCGAAACGAAAGGAGTCTCGCCGAAGCGTTCGGCGAGGTGTAGTACCTCCGCCCGAGCGGCCTTTCCGGGCGCCCGCACCCGCCGGAGGTGACGGGCCGGGTCGAAGGAGGGTACGGCCTCCCAGCGGGGGCGCGCCCCGGGCCGCCGCGGGCTCGTGACCCGCGCGGCCATCCTCGGCAGATGTTCGGCCGCCTGACGGTGCCACCCACACAGGGCCTCGTCGTCGACCTCCCCGTCGAGAATGAGCAGCAGGAGGACGACGGGCCAGACGTCGGTGTGCGTCTCCAGCCGCCACATGAGACTGTCCTTGGCGCTCAGGCGGCCCAGGGGGACGGCACGGCTGCCGTCGGCGGTCACGTGGCACTCCCGCTGCTCGCCGCTGCTGCCGCCATCGCCTGCGGTGCCGGCACATCGGCCAGCCCGCCGTGCGACACTGTCAGACCGCCGTCGATCACCAGGGTGTGCCCGGTGATGAAGGATGCCGCTGGCGACGTCAGGAACACGGCCGGGGCAGCCACCTCCTCGGGATCGGCCCAGCGTGCGAGAGGCGCATGACGCATCAGCAGGTCGGACGGTGCCGCGTTGGCGTGCACGCCCTGCGTTATGGCGACTCGACGGATCCCGCGGGATCCGTCGAGTCGGTAGGGCTGTGATCCGTTCATCAGACCTCCAGTGAGGTGTCGGGCCCGCGGAGCGGTTACAGGTCCTGCCGAGCCGGGCGGGCCACGCCCGTTGCGTGAAAGCCGCCGTCGACGTGCACCACCGTGCCGGTGACTTCGCGGCCAGTGGGGAGAGGAGGAAGGTCACCGCGCCGATGACCGGTGAGGCGTCGGCGACATCCCAGCCCAGCGGTACTCGTCGGCGACGATGAAGGGGCTGGTCATCGAGCTGCGGCTGCCCTGCCGCCCGGTGCAGCATTGCAGCGACCTGCGTCCGGCTGCCATGACCAGGTCTCTCACCGGGTGAGCCGGGTCGCGGTAGCGAGGAAGGCGGGGTGCGCCGATGCGCCTGGTCCGTTCCGGCGCGGGAGTGGTGACTTTGGCCGTATCCGGCGTCGGCAACCACCACCAGCGGGGTCAGGCCCCACTCGGCCGGCTCGTCCAGGACATCCAGCGCCAGCCGCCGCTTCCCCCGATGCCGCGCGTAATCTGGAACCCCGCAGGCCTGCCGCCGCTGACTCTCTGCCTCCCACGGCAGGAACAACCGCCACCTCAAGAGGACGGAGGCGGTGTCGCTGACCGCGGCCTGGGAGTTCGCCTGCTTACCCAAAGCACCGCAGTACTGGCGGGTGACAGCGACCGACATCCGGCCGTCCTTGGGGAAGGACACATCGTCGACCCCGAAGGCGTCCGG is a genomic window containing:
- a CDS encoding IS5 family transposase, whose amino-acid sequence is MSVRLVITDAMWGRIEPLLPSDPVRGRRWADHRRTLEAIAWKYRTCSPWRDLPPELGSFQTAHKRLIRWAVDGTWERILTAALTAVDEDNDVGWTVSVDSTACRAHQHSAGARNAMRRPEPEDHALGRSRGGLSTKIHLASDSRACPLGIHVTAGQAGDAPAFEAVMARIRILRSGLGRPRTRPATILADRAYSSRAIRGHLRRRGIRAVIPQPADQIGHRLRKGRAGGRPPGFDAEKYKERNAVERCIARLKQWRGLALRTDKLAIAYQAALHVASISIRVRC
- a CDS encoding SDR family oxidoreductase translates to MHANAAPSDLLMRHAPLARWADPEEVAAPAVFLTSPAASFITGHTLVIDGGLTVSHGGLADVPAPQAMAAAAASSGSAT
- a CDS encoding LysE family translocator, whose product is MAISSALWSFALVVGLLTLTPGLDTALILRTSALGRRRRAWGVVLGIQTGTLAWGVFTSLGVTALLTASHLAYTVLRWIGAAYLIWMGFRMLRDTFRGLPTADTDNSVLAAGADSVSGGWRQGTLTNLLNPKMGAFYVAVLPQFIPAGTGHFTMGLLLTTVHIVIGLLWSAVLIGFARVLQGWLRKPQARRVLDRITGTVIGIFGVRLALSS
- a CDS encoding WS/DGAT domain-containing protein; this encodes MGNHWFVIRFEVPSDLSDTASRIAAGRAAVNGVYNRDALDWMGGVARVAPLLPSRWLQWSFRLFAASHDFVISNMPGPRTTLQVAGTDVDQVYGIAPTLGAAVTATTVSYRDTCHVLLNVDPAVVDDTAFFRDCLCNGLFEVTSGA
- a CDS encoding wax ester/triacylglycerol synthase family O-acyltransferase, which translates into the protein MTADGSRAVPLGRLSAKDSLMWRLETHTDVWPVVLLLLILDGEVDDEALCGWHRQAAEHLPRMAARVTSPRRPGARPRWEAVPSFDPARHLRRVRAPGKAARAEVLHLAERFGETPFVSARPPWECLVVDGLDHGRSAYILKISHAIADGLRLRELFLRQAAAAPMMYASGPREDTGHGTGTGPRGLPATARRVAQAMRFGNRLWHDVRDLPRAPKGSGDGVERRYFAVDLPMTALRELSRTAGGTVQDALVAGLVEGCRRYNARQDVERSA